The following proteins are encoded in a genomic region of Bosea beijingensis:
- a CDS encoding MarR family transcriptional regulator, with translation MIERVSRRFLDYLRLELAKLGIDDISPSQVMVLMTIGQGEIAVRDLLDRGHYGGSNASYNLKQLVENGYLDRGASPRDRRQARISLSLKGQMLCERLRLLDEASQFGQRLESNRETDLNTTHETLRQLEQWWNDALRYGGVLLASCMSYSFIAQDLVNSLL, from the coding sequence GTGATCGAACGGGTCAGCCGGCGCTTCCTCGACTATCTCCGGCTCGAACTGGCCAAGCTCGGCATCGACGACATCTCGCCTTCGCAGGTGATGGTGCTGATGACGATCGGACAGGGCGAGATCGCGGTCCGCGATCTGCTTGACCGCGGGCATTACGGCGGCTCGAACGCATCCTATAATCTCAAGCAACTGGTCGAGAACGGCTATCTCGACCGTGGGGCATCACCGCGTGATCGCCGGCAGGCCCGTATCTCGCTCTCGCTCAAGGGCCAGATGCTGTGCGAGCGGCTGCGCCTGCTCGACGAGGCCAGCCAGTTCGGCCAGCGGCTCGAAAGCAACCGCGAGACCGACCTGAACACCACGCACGAAACCCTGCGCCAACTCGAACAGTGGTGGAACGACGCGCTCCGCTACGGCGGAGTCCTGCTCGCATCATGCATGTCCTATTCGTTCATCGCGCAGGATCTGGTCAATTCGCTGCTCTGA